In one window of Constrictibacter sp. MBR-5 DNA:
- a CDS encoding methyltransferase domain-containing protein — MHTDISELYEFYRTSLGRTAQRMLRRRLRALWPNVAGMTVVGLGYASPLLRPFRDEAVRCIAAMPAGQGVMRWPEEEPNAAMLTDETELPFPDLSVDRMILVHAVETSEHLRPMMREVWRVLTGSGRVVVVVPNRRGLWARFDNNPFGSGRPYSVSQLRRLMRDTLFTPLNATSALYVPPSGRRMLLTGAEAWENVGLRWFPRFGAVVMVEATKQVYAAPRVSAPRRRAVYAPRPQVALPPAGAASSAPDGGRGSAVPSPLSCAPKIEPHGDRT, encoded by the coding sequence ATGCATACGGACATCTCCGAGCTCTACGAGTTCTACCGCACCAGCCTCGGCCGCACGGCCCAGCGCATGCTGCGCCGGCGGCTGCGCGCGCTCTGGCCGAACGTCGCCGGCATGACCGTCGTCGGGCTCGGCTACGCCTCGCCCCTGCTGCGGCCGTTCCGCGACGAGGCGGTGCGCTGCATCGCCGCGATGCCGGCCGGCCAGGGCGTCATGCGCTGGCCGGAGGAGGAGCCGAACGCCGCGATGCTGACCGACGAGACGGAGCTGCCGTTTCCCGACCTCTCGGTCGACCGCATGATCCTGGTCCACGCCGTGGAGACGTCCGAGCATCTGCGCCCGATGATGCGCGAGGTCTGGCGCGTCCTGACCGGCAGCGGCCGGGTCGTCGTCGTCGTGCCGAACCGCCGCGGCCTGTGGGCGCGCTTCGACAACAATCCCTTCGGCAGCGGCCGTCCCTACTCCGTATCGCAGCTGCGCCGGCTGATGCGCGATACCCTCTTCACGCCGCTGAACGCCACGTCCGCGCTCTACGTGCCGCCGAGCGGCCGGCGCATGCTGCTGACCGGTGCCGAGGCCTGGGAGAATGTCGGGCTGCGCTGGTTCCCGCGCTTTGGCGCGGTCGTCATGGTGGAGGCGACAAAGCAGGTCTATGCCGCACCGCGCGTCTCCGCGCCCCGGCGGCGGGCCGTCTATGCGCCGCGCCCGCAGGTGGCGCTGCCGCCCGCCGGTGCCGCCAGCAGCGCGCCGGACGGCGGCCGTGGCAGTGCCGTCCCCTCTCCGCTATCGTGCGCGCCGAAAATCGAGCCCCACGGAGACAGGACATGA
- the gloB gene encoding hydroxyacylglutathione hydrolase, with protein sequence MASFEIEIVPALSDNYVYILHDPATSATAVVDPAEAQPVLDALSKRGWTLTHILNTHHHADHTAGNLELKERFGVPIVGPRADAARIPGIDVQVGDGDTYTVGSQTAQVFDTPGHTTGHISFWFPDSDALFPGDTLFALGCGRMFEGNPKGFWNSLLKLRGLPDSAKIYCGHEYTQSNARFAVTVEPDNAELAARAKRIDALRAEKRRTIPSELGEEKRTNPFLRADVPELQAAVGMPGADPVDVFAEIRKRKDNF encoded by the coding sequence ATGGCCAGCTTCGAGATCGAGATCGTCCCGGCCCTCAGCGACAACTACGTCTACATCCTGCACGATCCGGCGACGTCCGCCACCGCGGTCGTCGACCCGGCCGAGGCGCAGCCCGTGCTGGACGCGCTGTCGAAGCGCGGCTGGACGCTGACGCACATCCTCAACACGCACCATCACGCCGACCACACGGCCGGCAACCTGGAACTGAAGGAGCGGTTCGGCGTGCCGATCGTCGGGCCGCGCGCCGACGCCGCGCGCATCCCCGGCATCGACGTGCAGGTCGGCGACGGCGACACCTACACGGTCGGCTCGCAGACGGCCCAGGTGTTCGACACGCCCGGCCACACCACCGGCCACATCTCCTTCTGGTTCCCCGACAGCGACGCGCTGTTCCCCGGCGACACCCTCTTCGCGCTCGGCTGCGGGCGGATGTTCGAAGGCAATCCGAAGGGCTTCTGGAATTCGCTGCTGAAGCTGCGGGGGCTGCCGGATTCGGCGAAGATCTATTGCGGCCACGAGTACACCCAGTCGAACGCCCGCTTCGCCGTCACGGTGGAGCCGGACAACGCCGAACTCGCCGCCCGCGCCAAGCGGATCGACGCCCTGCGCGCCGAGAAGCGCCGCACCATCCCCAGCGAGCTCGGCGAGGAGAAGCGCACCAACCCCTTCCTGCGCGCCGACGTGCCCGAGTTGCAGGCCGCCGTCGGCATGCCCGGCGCCGATCCCGTCGACGTCTTCGCCGAGATCCGCAAGCGCAAGGACAATTTCTAG